One Vicia villosa cultivar HV-30 ecotype Madison, WI linkage group LG5, Vvil1.0, whole genome shotgun sequence genomic window, ggcattcccttcctttttaggataaatatgttagtggcgactcggttgattttcgcggtagcgacaaaggCTGATCTCTTAGGTTTAGAGGAATCAAGTTAAACATAATTGGCGGCATGTTTTTAAGGATTGAAGGAGGATTTTCCATTCTTGAGATCTCACTAAGATTACCCCTTTAACTCCATCTGGAGAAGCTCGTCATGGTCATCATTTGCCATTTCTTTGACTCTTCTATGTGTTTGTCTTGATTGCGAATGAAATGGAAGAGAGGAGAGGCGTGGTAGTTTTGCTGATTTTAGATCTGAATCATtgtatctatttttttttctgaGGAAGAACAAATGAATGTTCAATGAAGGAAGAATGAATTGTACTTCCTTTGcgttctcttttttttattcaatttcttatttttaattaatatttattattagattttgtaTTATAGGATGAAGTAATCTTTTttcttattaataatttttttgtttgagtttcattaatttttaaattatattttttgttttatttgtgacacaaatataatttaaatttttagtttattgATATGAAATTTAATAGTCCACCTCTATTGTGCCATATCATCAAATCCTCTGTCacacatttaaaaaattaaacatcaACATTTTTTATGAGAAATAAGTAAGGAGACTAAaactttttaaaaacaaaatgtaGAAATTGATTTCGTGATAAGATTGTAATAAAAGGATCAAAATTGTAATTTAACCAaaattttattataacattttcaACACGTTGAATAGACTTATAGATCCATATGTGATCATCATGATATGTTGTCTAAGCATACTCGAACAAAGATATCATATTTAAATTTCCAAGATCAGTATTACTATCATACATAACTCTGAATTTCAATAGCACCCTTCTTTGTTACTCCACATATGAGACAAGATTGGAGTGAAGCTTCACATGCTTTGCATGAAGATATATGTCTACATGGCAAAAACAAGACACTAGGAGAGTTTCTGTTACACATAGAACAACATATGATATTATTACTTCCATGTCTCACATGTTTTTTAGCTCTTGCTTCTTCGTTTTCACCACAACATGATTCTGCATCATTATTTCCTACCAATATCCTCAATCTTTTTTCCCCCTCTTCCAACTTGTTATGGAGATATATTGCCATTGCTCCATTTTCCTCAGTCATTCTCTTCAACTTCATTTGTTCGCTCTCCAGGctttttatgatatttttcaaCTCTTGATATTTCTTTGCACCTTTGGCGATTTCTCCGTCCTTTGTTTTTAGAATTTGTtgcaaataaattttcatgcgtCTAATT contains:
- the LOC131605213 gene encoding probable BOI-related E3 ubiquitin-protein ligase 2 is translated as MAMLPYSDADHDFFSCGFVELHQPHHQQHHQHQWLRYVHASNTLNSTTIVTLLKKQEQETNQFLKIQTDQMKFMLQHQRELQEGAIRRMKIYLQQILKTKDGEIAKGAKKYQELKNIIKSLESEQMKLKRMTEENGAMAIYLHNKLEEGEKRLRILVGNNDAESCCGENEEARAKKHVRHGSNNIICCSMCNRNSPSVLFLPCRHISSCKACEASLQSCLICGVTKKGAIEIQSYV